The region AGGAGACTTGGCGTTAAGTACATTGACCTGTACCAGATTCACTTCCCAAATAGGAGAGTACACATTGAGGAGACCATGAGAGCTATGGAGTATTTAGTGGATAAAGGCATCATAAGATTCATTGGTTTAAGCAACTTTAACCTGGATCAAATAATTGAGGCGCAACAAGCTTTAAAGAAGTATGAGGTGGCTGCACTTCAACTACCCTATAGCCTAGTTAACAGGAGAATTGAGGAGGATATTATACCGTACTCTAAGAAAGAGAACATGGCGATACTATGCTATTACCCACTAGGCCATGGTAAGTTAATAAGGGAGTTTCCGAGGGATTTAATAGAGTTAGTTAGGAAGAATCATGGAGACAAGACACCTGCTCAAATAGCCTTAAACTGGATAATAAGTAAGCATGAGAATACCTTCCCAATACCTAGGGCATCTAACCCAATCCACGTAGAGGAGAACCTTGGTGCAGTGGGCTGGAGGTTAAGTAATGAGGAGACTAAGGCAATTGAGGAATGGTTCCAAGGGAAAATTAACAAGGCTTAAATTAGGCCCAGTAGGGTTTATTAAATAAGAGCATTAATACTAGGTATGAGTTACGTCATAGTTAACGTTAATGATGTTAAACCAGAACCCCTAA is a window of Caldivirga sp. DNA encoding:
- a CDS encoding aldo/keto reductase translates to MEYRLLGKTGVKVSVIGMGTYYDPLWIAASMIGLMPSRRRKAQALRVGLENGINLIDTAEIYGSEPIVGEVIRDFKRDELFIATKVWPSHLKYDSVIKAAQGSLRRLGVKYIDLYQIHFPNRRVHIEETMRAMEYLVDKGIIRFIGLSNFNLDQIIEAQQALKKYEVAALQLPYSLVNRRIEEDIIPYSKKENMAILCYYPLGHGKLIREFPRDLIELVRKNHGDKTPAQIALNWIISKHENTFPIPRASNPIHVEENLGAVGWRLSNEETKAIEEWFQGKINKA